The Rosa chinensis cultivar Old Blush chromosome 7, RchiOBHm-V2, whole genome shotgun sequence DNA segment TAATAGAAAATCAATCCATAGTCTTTAATTTAACAAATCATAGTAGATacatgagaagaagaagctagacgGGGTTGAAGGGAAGAAGGAATCAGAATCAAAGCAAAAGGAGCATGAcatagaaaagaaattgaacatAGAAGTTCAAGGAGGATGATGCGCGATCGAGAGTGGAGAGACGAGGCTGAAGCacgaaagagaaggagagacgAGGTTGAAGCGCGCGAAAGGGAAGGAGAGACTAATGCGTTGTTGAATCCCGTGCTTCCACAGTCCGATGAGTTTTGGGGGTTCTATGTAAGAAGGTCGGGAGCTGATGCGGGGACTCTCTAATCTCATTTAATTGAGTCCTCATGTGTGCCAAACGTGGGATGAGTCTTATTTTCTTACATAAGTTACTCCAATCCAGTCCAGTCCCATGTAACAAACATAGCCCTAGAATTTAGTGTTAATAGAAGACCAAAGCAACAACactaagggcacgtttacttacttggaatggaatggaatgtaatggaatgattacggagtaaaaacacccctgtgtttactaacacataaaggaatcggaatgattccaagTAAAAGAATTCTTGTATTTACTAACATATGAATGAAtcggaattggtgtaggtcccacctatttatcaggaatcgattcctgaatactcaggaattcgattacgaagctgggagatgggtttaggaatcattcctccggaatcaataccgattcctttcttctctcattccacttgtctccgattcatgattattttccattccaagtaagtaaacgtgccataagaCTCAGGGGAGTGTATTGTacatggaattagtggaacttttaaagaaatctatgaaatttaaaactctgggtgtattcaatatagacttttagcaGTCCAtaaaagtcttgaggtattcaattagaatttttaaagactttaTGAATCCTACCAAAATCTagaggtattcaattaagacttttaaaaatgaataaaagtacagaggaattagaaaatcatagataatcatggactttgtagtgctAACtgtacataccaaactccaataattttccagcctccagaccaaagatttgaaaaaaTCTATCAAAATTCCCtcttacaaaaaaataaaaaaaatctatcaAAGTTTTTCTCTCTGCGCCGAAGAGGTTGGTCCTTCAtcatctttgtttcttgattttttgtcttttctctaatcttttataaTATCAacgttttttgatacccaacatgttcattgtaattgttgaatgtgatttttttttgtttttcaattgtgatacttccaaccctaatagcaataaaaatgatttatgaaactcaaatattgtggtctaccccTAAAACCTTGAACAATGTTGCTAtgacatactaaattttatcttattaattattctcatcgatttgaatttatattatggttcaaagaaaagttgaacaattgaatttcaattgattaattatagATCAAGATATTGACCAAGAACCAACATATTATTATGAATCTTTCGATTGTCGActagtttgttttcttttgccttAAAGTAGTGAAACAGGGAGAAATGAAGATAGGTTACGTTAGGTGAGGAAACACGACAATAGAAGCCATCTATTAGATAACAAATTTCTTCTAACAGGATTTTATGCAAGTAAAAAAAGCCAGGTATTCTTGCAGTTACTATCTTCTATCAGACAAGAGAATGAAATAGTGAAGAACAGAGGCCTCATACTCAGAAAGATATCATTATAATCGACCCAGCAACAACTTAATCCAATTAAGCATCAcacaaaatgaataaaagaatgCAAATGAACTAGTCTTCATCATTTCACAATCCAAATCCTATCTGAAGATACAGCGTAAATGGCTCTACCCTCCTGTATTTACGTGTCTTGTGGATGATGATCACTTGCATTCTAAGCTTTTGACCGTCTTTGATGCCAAATCAAATGCTATGGTGCAATCCATAGAAgcattcttatttttcttcattatgaGCATCAATTCAACTTTTCCTTTTAATTGAACTTGGCTAGTTAGCGTCAACACCCCGCTGCTCAATTCACTTCCAAGAGTCGAACTGCTTGGTAATGCATTAGTATCCAAACTCACCTCAACATCGATTTTCTTGGTGGAACGCATTCCGGCCTTGCTCTTAGGAATATCAACTTTCCCAATAGTCACGCCTTGGTACAAAAATGTGGCAGTGCCTGCATCAAATTTGTAAGGACCCCAGTTTGTGTTCTTGATCCTTATCTGGGCTTCAAAGGTTGTATCGAACGAAGGCGTTGCAGGGACAAAGTTGAGGGTCTCAACACTGATTTCGCCCCATCTGGCTTTCGGGGTCTTAACTTTCATCACAGTGAGACCAAATACGGTCATCACTATGATTTGAAAGACAATGAAAATACCAATGTAGGTGAACAATTTGATTCTCTTCTGGCGTTTGAGCTCCTCATCGGATTGGAAGGGAGATGATTCTGGGTCAGTAGTTCTGGAGTAGCCATTTGCTGATGAATACGTCTGCTGGTCCTTCTCGGCCATTTTTCTGATCTTCCTTGAAAGTTTTAAAAGAAACCGTATTCTCTTTGCTTCTTTTTATACAGAATATGAAGATGAACTGAGCAAGTAATTTGTGGGAACTGAACTCTGTAAGGTGGTGTATATATAGTGTTTGGACAATTTGATCAATGTGTTTTAGGAAATGGTGGGTGCCAGTTGCCTGGAAACTGCTCCAAAAACGCGCACAGCATAGGTTGAAGTGATTGACTTGCTATTCTTCTAGATGATGGCAatttcaaaaataatataaaagggAATGTAGCATGTAAAGCATGtgtaaatttttctttcttttattgacTTGAGACTACTAATCTTATCTTGTTGAAAATATTAATCTAGAAGAGTGCTACCCAATTTGCTTATATGATAATCATACTAATGGGAGTAATGGCTCTTCTGGTCAAGAATAGGCTGCTCCACAAAAGAGGGCATTTCATTATACACCCAATTTCTACAAAATTTAATAGAAAAAATTCAcctattatttcttttcaatctacacccaattaTTGTCAACtataataaaatattagattTCATTTTTTAAAGAATTACATAAATTGCCATAATTTAATTCTGCCAAACATAAGTCAACTAACAAAATTAATGTCATTTTTAAATACCTTAATTGTATATCTTTTTTATTGGTCCTATTATTATcgcaattttcattaaattcatcatgattgctagaattatggatatttttttacataattttctgaatttaaaagttatatagatttaagtgaatgtgatatttactttttgataatttaaactttctattttaaaagtAACTTTCTGTTTTACTTGCAACCTAACCTAAAGGTAGAAGTTTAAAGTTTTTAACCCAACTAAtagattatatattttttttaaattacaacCTCAAGATTAGACATGTATGTTTAGCTAACTTGATTTCTAGaaattttcatatcaacctatttattagaatcatttttaacatcaacCCTCTTTCTTAGGTACTCTATCATTGCGAGTTGACCATATTTATTAGGTTGAAAGCCTCTATATTATATCTATATGCGTATACCTATATAATAAGCTAGGTACCTGATCATCAAAACATTTTTTCtagttaatttgatttcaagttTGTATCTGATACATAGgaggtttctttttttctttttcttttttttgtatgACACGGACGCCTCTATATtacaatcttttctttttttttgtatcatacCTCTTTATTAGGTTTTCTACTATATTATACCTATGATCGTAGAAGATACGATCTTTTTTTAGCTTGAAGGTTTATGGTATTCAAGCCTCACTTTCATCTAATTACTTAGTAGGTAAATTAGAAATGTAGTAGTTGACAGTAAAAAGCTATCATGAGATACCTAAAAAGAtacctaaaaagaagaagaaagtaatcCAAGAACAAGATACATACCTTACAATTAGAAATCTTTCTAGAATATAGAGAGGCACCGAATGTGAGCCTAGGAGTGAAAACACAATACAAAAGCTTTTTTTACATTTCTTGACCCCATCTTGaatcattttctcttctttaagAACATTTCTTTAGTTGTTCTTCATAGACACAAGTGAGAAGCATCATACCTGCTTGCCCCTCGCCCTTGCTCCCAATGATTGAATCTAAATCTCTTTCCATCTTTTGAAACAATAATTGATcccatcaaggaaaagaaagttgaAAATCTATTCGAAAAGAAAATACCtacatataaggaaaataaGAATTGAAATTTGTGCTAGAAATGAACTACTATTGTAATGAGTATATATAGGAATATATGCTCAAGTCAGTAATGAAAATATAAAGTAAGGAAGAAATTAAGGACGTAATTAATTATGATAAAGTcaaaatgaattgatttttagcttaatatttcaaattcaaatggatgATAAGATTGAGCAAGATActtaataagtccctacattAGTTGTGTAGGACTAATCGAGCTATGTGCCTGTGTATGCACTCTacgtgccttgtctgctctaggtcgGTGGCGAGTTATTTGCTTCGACACTGAGTCTCACCAGTGGCAGGGTGAGACTCAGTGTCGTCGGATTTTCTTTTCGGCTGCAACACAggaggaaagctgtgctaaagctggtaattatgctatgttgtaatcaagttacatatcgagttatatTTCCGCTATGTTACTactatgttaaagcaaatggagtagctatTTGTGTACTCTTTGCTAGTTTGTGCTTTTAGAATACATGTCTTATGTagagatttctgatattatttcaggaaatactctagatgcttattgtaataagaggtttaggcttaatgtccccctcttgtattcgacagtttcattaatcgaggcttgagggcagccgcaccagccctttattaaaaaataaaaaaaaagataaatcaaGATACTTAATTTAACTCTCCATAATCAGAAGGGCATAGTAGATATATCAAAGAGTGAGAAAAACTATTAATTATAGCCATATACTCTATATACAAAGTTTGCTTATATATAATGGgtgtaaattgaaagaaaaatatctatgggtttttctcaaaaaaaacttatattttttagtttatatctaattttctcaatcATCTTTTATGGTGGCCACTGGCCACTGGCTTTACAGTTGTTCATTTTGCCAATTGGTTGCCTGCTTATCTTAGAATCATTAATTTTTATTGGATATTAACGGGTATCCGTGATACAACACACTTTGACGAAAATATTTAGATAAACGGTCCTATCACACAAACATGTTATTAGAAATATATAGTTCAAGAGCATATACAGAGTTCCCAAATAATGCTATTGAGAGACTCAAAATACGCTATTATTATCGAACTCTTACACTGAATTTTAGTTTATTTTCCAACAACTTTTTTGTAGTTCATGAAGGCATTATTCATATTAGGATTCATGTACAGTCACACTTTATTCGACACCCAACCAACTCTGTGACTACATTTATTTGCAGGTGGATATTAATATGATTGCATGTAGCATGTGTGCTTCTACAGTTTACTATTAGAACAGTTCGACTGTTTTCTCTAATCGGAAAGTAACAGAAAAGTGGTAAGATCTTTTGGGGCTAAATTGTATTTTTCACTCCTCTATTGGAGATGGCATGCAACACCTCGGTTTTATAGACCTTATCTCAAAGTGTGGATTAAAGGTATGATGGTTGTCCATGATGCTAGACTATTTTATCCATGATTTATTAGTGAACTGGTTCACTAATTGTCTCATAATTTACAAAGTTCTGATATATgatttcaagttttttttttttttatcagataaacaactcaaatgctacGATTAGTCTTTTGTGAGTCGAATTCACAACTTCTCACTCACGAATGAGATACTATGCCACACAAAATTCAGCCCAACACAATTATCTTTTGATTTTGCTCTAGACGTGTGTCCACTAGATGAGGTATTTGGACTTTGGTTAAGTGGGGACGCACAACAACCCTAAACAAAATCTCTAACTTCTCAAGGCAGAGAAGATTTTCCTGCATAGATGATTAGACAACTAAAGTTGATGGTAAATAAGAGCAAACAAAGGATGAAAAGTGGCGGGTAAAATCAACAACAGGTATTCTTGCTTTTGAATAGATTACGCATCATTTTCAGACTTGGATCATTTCATTAGATTATCATTCTGTGTATATCCATTATCCAAGGATGTTTGAGCATGAGAAAGAATGAGTTTATAAATTTTTTGGGTGTTTGGTGTTATGATTGTAATGCAGCATCGAAAGAAGGATCCAAATCCTTGGAATTTGTATATATGTTCTGCTTTTGCTCTGTATATATTATCGTTTCCTTAAGATATTCATTCATCTTTTTCTATATTCCTCATTTCTTTATCTACGATTCAGTGATCTGTTTCCGTATTCTTTATAACCATGAGAAGATTATaaggaagaaacaaaaaaacagcTGCCTCAGTGATTCAATAAACACCATCATAGTTTATAAACTCCACAACAAATACATATGCTTCAATTCACAAAAcgaataaaagaataaaaaagtaaCAATACAATAGAAAATTAAGAACTAGGACTTTGATCCTCTGGCAATCCATATGGTAGATGCAGCCTAGCTCCACCCTCCATCACTCACTGTTTAGCTTATCTGCTCATTTGCATTCTAAGCTCTTGACCGTCTTTGATGACAAATCGAAGGCTATGGTGCAGTCCATTGAAGCattcttgtttttcttcattATGAGCATCAATTCGACTTTGCCTTTCAATTGAACTTGGCTCGTCAGTGTCAACACCCCGCTGCTCAATTCACTTCCAAGTTTGGAACTGCTTGGCAAAGCATCAGCATTCAAACTCACCTCGACATTGATCTTCTTAGTAGAACGCATGCCAGCCTTACTCTTGGGAATATCAATTTTCCCAATAGTAGTGCCTTGGTTCAGGAACGTGGCAGTTCCTGCATCAAATTTGTAAGGACCCCAGTTTGTGTTCTTGATCCTTATCTGGGTTGTGAACTTTGTGTCGAATGAAGGTGTTGCAGGGACATATGTGAGGCTTTGGACTCTGATTTCGCCCAACCTGGCCTTGGGGGTCTTGACTTTCATCACAGTGAGACCAAATACTGTCATCACTATGATCTGAAACACAATGAAGATACCAATGTAGGTAAACAATTTGATTCTCTTCTTGCGCTTGAGTTCATCTTCAGATACCAAAGATTCTCCATCGCTTCTTGTGTAACCATTTGCTTGGGCTGTAGGATAAGCTTGGTGGGTCTTCTCAGCCATCTCGATCTCTGTTTTTTCTCTACTTCTGCGGGTTGATTTGTGTTTCTAGGATGAAACTAGGAAGTGAAGGTAGTTGTTTGTGGAAATGATAGAAGAgtagtgtgtgtatatatagagtTATAGACCATAGTGGTTGGAATATGCACTGTTTCATTAAATTATTTAGGGGAATAAACTTGCTGGAAAAATATTCGACAGCAAACGTGTCCCAACCTAAGGTGGGAATTATTGACTTCTAGATGATGGATGAGGACCCTTTTGGTGTTTTGCTCATGTCATAATGTAAAGGAAAACGAAGTATAGAATAAGGttgcggctattgtcaccctactaTTTTCATAGTttaccctacaaacatttgaattattgaaagaataTATTGCCCAAatacaaaatgactaataagtacactaattttctaaaatctaaatatgtaaggacaactaaatacataaccaattaattaaatataaagactacttaatttctcattggataacattgatattcatcttcttcatccaaatgtgaatttttttactatttttttagTCTTTTTATTATTGACTCCTCATAGTTAATGTGTTATTCAATTCGcaaaccattagtgttaacttcatcaaaatctttgcaacaCCGATGTAAAAgtataaaacacaaaaaaaaaaaaatcaatctcttcttcattgcttaccgttgttaacttactaatcttttgacatgaattgaaatagatgaacattgaaactaaatggaaaaataaaaaaaatggaaataaatcaCATTATGATTTTAGtatgaaactttaatatatttttatttttttattggtataaattaaatgagagattttcgttaaaaaaaattctttttcaaTTGGATATAAGGATATTATTGTAAGGagaaatgggttagataagtatatttaataattaaaattaaaatgtaaggtgtaataagcaagtagggtgaacaaagaaaatggtagggtggcaatagccgcaccctaaaaTAATAGAAGGCTATGACGGCATAATGACCTCCTACATCATAAACAAGGATCTGTCTGCTTGAGACCTCTATTTTCAGTTTTTTACATATACTTTTCTTTGTGAGCTATGTAAGCCTAAAGACGTTAACGAAAACACCCAAAAGTGAGCTCCTCATCTAGAAGACTACAAAGTCACAGATTCCAGATTACGCGCGATTGCCTACATTTTACTATTTCCTGGAAGGTGGGAAGCTCACGCCATCTCCTCTAAACAAACTCATTAACACCGGAAAACTATAAATACCCACCTACTAGTAGAAAGTCAAACACAAACTCAATTCATACTTTTGACAGCTAAACTGGTCTAAGCTTTTTCTAAGGAAAAAACAAAGATGACTGAAAAGATCAAAAACGCCTTGGCATCAGTCAAAGGTTACACTACCAGAAAAGATGAACAATTGCCCACCTTCCAATCCGAGGAGCTCAAACGCCAGAAGAGGATCAAGTTGTTTACATATATTGGCATTTTCATTGTGTTTCAAATCATAGTCATGACTGTTTTTGGTCTCACTATCATGAAAGTGAAGACTCCAAAGGTGAGATTGGGCACCACCAATGTCCAAAATCTCAACTTTGTCCCTACGACTCCTTCATTTGACACAACCTTTTCAACCCAAATCACGGTCAAGAACACAAATTGGGGTCCCTATAAGTTCGATGCAGGCAATGCAACGTTCATGTACCAAGGTGTAGCAGTGGGGCAAGTTTCTATTCCAAAGAGCAAGGCCGGAATGCGTTCCACCAAAAAGATCAATGTCGAGGTGAGTTTGAATTTGAAAATATAAGGACAGAATAcgttttctggaaaatggggattgcagtaTACGGATCAATCCCTACTGGGCAGAAATCAGAGAAAACGAACAAAACTCCAGATTTTtagttacgcagtgaaaatctcaaatacgagattaaaaacactgcggggctcttactcttgagaacccaaaaataagaacaattaaattatgatgaaggatatgttctttacaacTTCAAATAGCACTAGCGCGGCTCCAATGAATAGACAAAACTAATATGCAGTTTGTCTTCAATCTCgaactccttcttcacttgatTGTTCTTCAATCtcgaactccttcacttgattgttcttcaatttttccttttcttgcttCACAGCAACTCTTCAGATCACAAGTAACTCCATACGCATGAGCAACTGACCTATAACACTTAACCAAGGAACAAGTGTTTAGGATTTTTATCACCACACAATATCAAGCAAGACTCTCAATTATTCTTGCGTTCTTGCGAGTTGGCTGCACATGTAGTTTGCATCCTATATATATGTGAAGAAGCAACGCCAACCCTAATAGACTTCTAATAGGAAAGTATCATGGTGATTAAACATTGACCAAATAAAATATCAAATCCTAGAAGACTTAGGATTACAATACACCACGTAAACAACCAAGGGAATATCTTTTCTAAATAAATAAGCATTGAACCAAGATATTTTCCCTTAACAACATTTGTAAAACAACATATCatttttgtatgggaatgccaatatgaccaaaaaaaaaaaaaaaacttgtaccAACAGAATTCCAATGGATTGCCAAGCACTTCCAATCTTGAAAGTGAATTGAGCA contains these protein-coding regions:
- the LOC112177456 gene encoding uncharacterized protein LOC112177456, whose amino-acid sequence is MAEKTHQAYPTAQANGYTRSDGESLVSEDELKRKKRIKLFTYIGIFIVFQIIVMTVFGLTVMKVKTPKARLGEIRVQSLTYVPATPSFDTKFTTQIRIKNTNWGPYKFDAGTATFLNQGTTIGKIDIPKSKAGMRSTKKINVEVSLNADALPSSSKLGSELSSGVLTLTSQVQLKGKVELMLIMKKNKNASMDCTIAFDLSSKTVKSLECK
- the LOC112177455 gene encoding uncharacterized protein LOC112177455 yields the protein MAEKDQQTYSSANGYSRTTDPESSPFQSDEELKRQKRIKLFTYIGIFIVFQIIVMTVFGLTVMKVKTPKARWGEISVETLNFVPATPSFDTTFEAQIRIKNTNWGPYKFDAGTATFLYQGVTIGKVDIPKSKAGMRSTKKIDVEVSLDTNALPSSSTLGSELSSGVLTLTSQVQLKGKVELMLIMKKNKNASMDCTIAFDLASKTVKSLECK